The Vespula vulgaris chromosome 2, iyVesVulg1.1, whole genome shotgun sequence genome has a segment encoding these proteins:
- the LOC127061867 gene encoding NEDD4-binding protein 1-like: MTRKKKNLNTLMKKSSNYKTMIDTKRKASYDRLITLIKESKKCQVKKAKQSEPSQKVSTSLLNDSVIVLSDNENEESEKVKYTTQDNNTEGTVHSTLGQLFKSFQCLRKANEHAISNRIVNSAENNKLRRRSIIECSSFDTSCYEVSDSTNMKSKVLHTSFTNEKSSNNKLNESVDDIVVVWSSINNSSTNKNISNKTDIEEDISDEENQPRLFMLDYDGDPSNLTCLKSAPEEHNKTANNDNDLLFNKPGLQLPHCCKPNFSINVEPQKNMRKISAKFYGKKLNTQHVQPEKVNDAEQNKAKKLREIIIDGCNVAMAHTHGKSFSEAGLKLVIDYFQHRGHSVKAFVPQHKRSLSHPLLEKLWKEGTVVFTPSRNIAGKNITPYDDRFILEYATMCKGIVVSLDQFRDLYTEKPEWRDTIENRLLAPTFVGNYVMFPDDPLGRDGPTLAQFLRHDS; this comes from the exons AtgacacgaaaaaaaaagaatctaaatACACTTATGAAAAAGTCatcaaattataaaactatgattgacacaaaaagaaaagcgtcATATGACAGGTTGATAACGTTAATTAAGGAAag taAGAAATGTCAAGtcaagaaagcaaaacaaTCTGAACCAAGTCAGAAAGTATCAACATCTTTGTTGAATGATAGTGTAATCGTTTTAAGTGacaatgaaaatgaagaaagtgAAAAGGTGAAATATACCACTCAAGATAATAATACAGAAGGAACTGTACATTCTACACTTGGTCaactttttaaatcttttcaatGCTTACGTAAAGCTAATGAACATGCTATTTCTAATAGAATTGTGAATAGtgcagaaaataataaattaagaagaagaagtattaTAGAATGTTCAAGTTTTGATACATCATGTTATGAAGTCTCGGATTCAACAAATATGAAATCTAAAGTTTTACATACCAGTTTTACTAATGAAA aatcttcaaataataaattaaatgaatctGTTGACGATATTGTTGTGGTATGGTcatctataaataattcatcgacaaataaaaatatatcaaacaaaACAGATATAGAAGAAGATATTTCAGATGAAGAAAACCAACCACGACTTTTTATGTTAGATTATGATGGAGATCCTAGTAATTTAACATGTTTAAAATCAGCTCCAGAAGAACATAATAAGACAgctaataatgataatgatctACTATTTAATAAACCTGGCTTACAGTTACCTCATTGTTGTAAACCAAACTTTTCCATTAATGTAGAACCacagaaaaatatgagaaagatCAGTGCAAAATTTTATggtaaaaaattgaatactCAGCATGTTCAACCTGAAAAAGTGAATGATGCAGAGCAGAATAAAGCTAAgaaattaagagaaataattattgatggCTGTAATGTTGCGATGGC acaTACACATGGCAAATCATTCTCAGAAGCAGGATTGAAATTAGTGATAGATTATTTTCAACATAGAGGACATTCTGTTAAGGCATTTGTACCTCAACAtaaacgatctctctctcatccACTTCTTGAAAAGCTGTGGAAGGAAGGAACAGTTGTTTTTACACCAAGTAGAAATATTGCTGGTAAAAATATTACTCCTTATGATGATCG gtTTATATTGGAATATGCAACAATGTGCAAAGGCATAGTTGTTTCCTTAGATCAGTTCAGAGATTTATACACAGAAAAACCAGAATGGCGTGATACTAtcg